In a single window of the Serratia quinivorans genome:
- the recO gene encoding Recombination protein O, which yields MDGWERAFVLHGRPYSETSLMLDMFTEGHGRVRLLAKGARSRRSNLKGCLQPFTPLLVRWGGRGEVKTLRSAEAVSLGLPLSGMMLYSGLYVNELLSRVLEQEANYSVLFFDYLQCLQALAAEDVSPEQALRQFELALLNHLGYGLDFLHCAGSGQPVDDGMTYRYREEKGFIASLVVDHYSFTGRELRALAERQFPDVQTLRAAKRFTRMALKPYLGGKPLKSRELFRQFVRKQPDPPVDDA from the coding sequence ATGGACGGCTGGGAACGCGCTTTCGTCCTGCATGGACGACCGTACAGTGAAACCAGCCTGATGCTGGATATGTTTACCGAAGGTCATGGGCGGGTGCGCTTGCTGGCAAAAGGCGCGCGCAGCCGCCGTTCCAATTTAAAGGGTTGCCTGCAACCCTTTACTCCTCTGCTGGTACGCTGGGGCGGTCGCGGCGAAGTCAAAACGCTGCGTAGCGCCGAAGCGGTCTCTCTCGGTTTACCCCTTAGCGGCATGATGCTCTACAGCGGCCTATACGTGAATGAATTGCTGTCACGGGTGCTGGAGCAGGAAGCAAACTACTCGGTATTATTCTTCGATTATCTGCAATGTTTGCAGGCGCTGGCGGCAGAAGACGTTTCGCCGGAGCAGGCATTACGTCAGTTCGAATTGGCCTTGCTCAATCACCTGGGCTACGGCCTGGACTTCCTGCACTGCGCCGGTAGTGGCCAGCCAGTGGACGACGGCATGACCTATCGCTACCGCGAGGAAAAAGGCTTTATCGCCAGCCTGGTGGTGGACCATTACAGCTTTACCGGCCGCGAGCTGCGTGCGCTGGCAGAGCGCCAGTTCCCGGACGTGCAAACCTTGCGTGCCGCCAAACGTTTCACCCGCATGGCGCTCAAACCTTATTTGGGGGGCAAACCACTGAAGAGCCGCGAGCTGTTTCGTCAGTTTGTCCGTAAACAGCCGGATCCACCGGTCGACGACGCCTGA